CCCAACGACCAGGTTGCCGGACTACTTGGCGAACTCAGTTCGGACGAGGTTGATCGGCGCCGCGCTGCGGCCAAGCAATTGGCGGTCATGGCAGCCGAGCAGCCCCTTGAGCTAGCAAGCGTCGAGATGCTGGCAGAATTGGGAATGGCTGAGACCGATGCTCTGGTGTGGCGCGAAATGCTCGACGCAGTTCACTCTGACGGCAGCCCACCGGCCGTGCGATTGGCTTACGTCGGCACCGGACACACCGCCGCCGAAGTGCGTAGGCTGTCGTGCGGATACCTGGCTGCCCATAGCGATCCACGCCATCTGGCTGTTTTGGGACGATTGCTCGATGATCCCAACAGTGCCGTTGTGCGAAGCGCGGTCGAGGCCTTCGGAGTACGAGGCGCTCTATCGGAACCGGCGCTTTTAGAACGTTTGCTGACCGACGAGGATGGCACACTGCGCGTTGCCGCGGCACGGAGCCTGGCCATCAACGGTTACGATTCTGGTCCCGTAGCGCTCGTGCGGCTGTCGGGCGATTCCGCCGCGGAAATCCGCCGACAGGCCGTGACGGCGATGGGGCAGTTGCGCGACGCCATGTACGTCGAGTCGCTCGTCGCCCGCCTTGATGACGAGTTGAGTGTGAAGGTCGCCAGCGTCGCCAGCCTCACTCAGATCGTCGGCTCGGACGTCACGCTCGGTCAAGGAGATGGTCCTCCGCCGCTGGCCGATCAGGTGAGCAGCTGGAAGCAGTGGTGGGATAACCAGCGCCCCGTGGCGGCGAACGCCAGCGATTCGCCCGCTGCGACAACGGCACTTTTGCCGTCACGAACAACTCGATAACCATTGCCAACCGGTTGGCGCTCAAGCCGAGGTCCCTATAACCACTGCTGTGCGAAGTCGCAGAGTGGTGACAGCGCCTCGGACCGATAAAGTCCGCCGATCGCTAACCAGAAAAGTGATTTTACGGCCGATAAGCTCACGGCCAGACCGATCAGGAGCGCCACCAGGCAGGCTTCGAGTCCGGTCATCTGCAACGGCGGATACATGGTGCGTGGCATGGTCGCATCGAAGCCGCGGGCCGTTAGTGAAGTCGCCAGAATGCCCGCACGTCGCAGTGCCGCCGCGACGACGGGTACGAGCAGCGCCGCCTCGATTTTCCATGACCGCCACGCGCGGCGGCCGAGACCGGCGAGCCGTGGTCGATATCCGCGCAATTGGCACGATCGCCGAACGGTGGTCCACTGATCGATCATCGTCGGCAAAAACCGCAGTGCGGCCACTGCCATGAAACCGACAGCGGCGGGCACGCGCAGCCAAATCAGCGCTGCCAGCAGACGTTCTGGCCCCGTCGAAAGGCAAACCGACAGGCCCGCGAGCAGCATGGCATTCATTCGTAGCGATTGCACCAGCCCATACAACGCCCCCTGCCAATGTAATTGCACTCCTGGAAAGTCGACAGGCCCAATCGCGAACGGCCTGATAAGGGTCACCAGGGGTGGGGTATCGGCGTCGGCCGGGTAGAACATCGCCTGGCTAAGCGCGGTCCCCCACACGACGGTCAACAGAAATCCCGCGACGACAAGCCACACCCGCGGCGTCCAACCGACGTTTAAAGCAACCAGCGAGGACGCGAGGAACAGGGCCAAGAGTCCGCTCGTGGAATCAATCAGGATCGCAGCCAGCGACACGGTGATTAGCCATGCTATTTTCAGACGTGGATCGCGTCTTGCCATCCACGTATCGTCGCGCCCTGAGAGAAGTTCCACGTAGCTCATGGACCTCTCCGTGAACGTGTTTCCGGATTAGCAGTAGGCGTCGGATTCGATTCCTTGGTAGCGTTATGCTCTCGCATTCGGTGCTGAGCCGCCGCGGCGTCACGGCTTGATAACCGCGCTAGACGTAATGTCTCTTGGTTGCCCAATAACTCTCCGGCTGGCCCGTCGACGATGAGGCGCCCCTCCGCCAGAACCATAGCCCTACTGGCGAACCGTGCGACCAGTTGCACATCGTGGGTTGTAAACAGCGCCGCGCCGACGCGGCGCGATCTGACCGCGGCGCCGACGGCCGACATCAAGCGGTGTACTTCGACCGGATCTTGCCCCGTGGTCGGTTCGTCGAGCATGAGCAGCTGCGGACGAAGGGTCAGTGCTGACGCCGTGGCGACTCGCAATCGTTGACCCTGGCTGAGCGCTAGCGGTGGTTCATCGAGCTTGTCCGCCACCGCCATTGCTGCGGCCGCCTCGTCGACACGATCGTGTACCTCGGCCACGGAAAGTCCGAGCTGCCGCGGTCCAAATGCCAGCTCTTCGCGGACGGTTCGACAGAAGAGCGTTAGGTCGGGATTCTGCGGTATCAGAGCCAACGGG
The sequence above is drawn from the Pirellulales bacterium genome and encodes:
- a CDS encoding energy-coupling factor transporter transmembrane component T, which produces MSYVELLSGRDDTWMARRDPRLKIAWLITVSLAAILIDSTSGLLALFLASSLVALNVGWTPRVWLVVAGFLLTVVWGTALSQAMFYPADADTPPLVTLIRPFAIGPVDFPGVQLHWQGALYGLVQSLRMNAMLLAGLSVCLSTGPERLLAALIWLRVPAAVGFMAVAALRFLPTMIDQWTTVRRSCQLRGYRPRLAGLGRRAWRSWKIEAALLVPVVAAALRRAGILATSLTARGFDATMPRTMYPPLQMTGLEACLVALLIGLAVSLSAVKSLFWLAIGGLYRSEALSPLCDFAQQWL